The region ctacccggggtggaggagaggagactctcctccaggccctgggaaccatatttgtggtaaaaaaaaaaagaatttaaataaaaaataatgatatactcacctctcagcgctgcacgcggccgtccggtctcaagtttgctgtgcgagcaggacctgctgtgacgtcgcggtcacatgaccgtgatgacgccgcggtcgcatgaccgcgacgtcacgaagatccttctcgcacagcatctttggaaccggaccgccgcgtgcagcgccgaggagatcgggacatcagagggtgagtatataaccatgttttattatttttaacattactattgatgctgcatattgctgcatatgcagcatcaatagtataggagtaaacccgcagcagaaaccgcaagacaaaacatgataaatctgcagggataactgcagcggttttgctctgcagatttatcaaattcgctgcgggagaacccgcagggacccgaacctacgtgtgcacatggccttaaaatgaaggaaaagtgcttcttctcagcgctggagtaggagcaatcagacgctgcggtcttctggctccacactgtagcAGTAACCCCTGACACTGACGGGTTTCTCTTCCGTGTAATGGTGGGAGATAAGGAGGTAGTGTCCTCTGAGGCAGATATTCCTGAAATAGGGGTAACCGAAGGAAAGTTTGGGTCCTCTCAACACAGGGACATAACTCTAAAAGAAGAGTATCAATAAGATAACTGTTGTAAATGGCATATCACAGGAGCTgagggctgacaccaggttccccTATTTCATGTTGAGTGGTGACTTATTGTACCAGTTTACTGAGGTGAGGTAGGAGATAGTGGAACCATTGTTGGTACCAGGACTCTATAGACAGAGGGTATTAGACATGGCCCATTTACAAGTCTTGTTTGGCCATCTGGGGGTGGACAAAACTCAAGAATGAGTCATGAGGAGGTTCTATTGGCCCAGATGTCACTGAGAAATCCAGAAGTATTGCAAGTCCTGTCCCACCTGACAGTTAACCGCTCCCACCTCTCACTTTCGAAATCCCCTTCTGCCACTACCCGCCAAAGCATGGCAAGACAGTGACCCCGTTGAAAGTCCATGTTTTCTGGTTTagccagaaaaaaaaattataattgtcCTGAAATGGTGACGAACAAAAACAACGCAATTCTCCATTGTTTCAGGGTTTGTTATTAGTGTGTTAATTGTGTGGCAAATCTGATCtgaaaatatgattctccaggtcaatacaatTATGGCAATAGCAAACATACATAGTTCTAAGTGGTAATAAATAATCAAAaatttgttaaaagaaaaaaaaagtgttgtcaTTTTCTAATCTTGAAACTTTTTTTAATTGATCCAACAATTTTTTatatgagagctgatgtttttattgataatcTTGTTCTGAATACTTATATTGCATTTTTAAGGGAGGTCCAGTGACTAAAGACTCGTAGTTCTGGAATTTTATTTTTACCAAGTGTTTGGGTAACTAATTTTATATTTTAGATCAAATGGTAAAACTGGAGAGACAAAAAAGCACAAATAGGGACTTATCTGATAACAAAGTGGTGTAAAATATTATATGTACACTCACCTGTGAAAGTCACAACTCCTATAGAAACATGTAAAGGTTGTGGCTGGACCACCAATgaatgaggaatatggtggttcagaGTCCGCGCTGCCCAAGTTTCAAAGATACGATCACACACCAAGGTGAAGCATGAATGCGATTTATTGTCAACATGTTTCAAGGTTTGCAAACCTATTCATCAGGACCAAACCATAATGATCATCACTATTGTGTCCTATCATGTTAGGAAGGGATTCGTAGGATACAGAAGCTTAGGAAAAAAATGTATGGGTttatttttgcatatgagaaaaacaaATGAAAATGGAAACTGTGGACCAAAAATGGATCAAAATCAGATTCAGCGCACTGAAAGAagtcaatacttttttttttcttcttctcataCGCAAAGAAAGGACAAATGTCTCATTGAAGCACCGAGAATAGTTTCCATGACTTCTTAGTGGAGGATCTCTCCATTCTCTGAAAGGAGCTGAGAGTGCTATCTGTGTGACTATATGTGATCACCACCCTTCTCCGTGCCAGCAGGGGCAGGAAGGACTTGTGGCTTCCACGACTTTCATCTAAACATATGGTATGTTCTCTCGATCTAGATGGGGAGGGGTCCTAGTGACAACCTGACAATTGCATGCACGGACGGTTTGTGGCTGGGTATAGGATGGTGAGATGATCAGTATATAGCGGTTTCTGCCTTATATATGTACTTATATCGTGTTCTGACAAGTGCAGTCATTATGACACAGAGATTTGCTATGTGACTAACACGTCTTGAAGAACAGAgtgtaaaaaaaaaggaaattgtggGCAAGAGTTGCAAAAAGTCAAACATTTTCGCAATTTTACATCAGATCCTTGTAACACACAGACACATACTatctatttatatgtatatatatatatatatatatatatatctactgtatatataaatgCATTTGTgcataaatacaaatatatatatatatatatcaacaaaACCCCACACATAAAGTAAATATGGTTGAACAAAGATgcctgtgaaacgcgcgtcggggtgaggggacaccgATAACACCTCTCGTAGCTGATTTATACCTTACTGGTAATAACTATTAATTCCATTTACCTATTGACAAGCTTTGTACCTGGCTGCCAGCACTCTATTATTATAGCTATAACTATTGGTAATTTTCTTATTCAGCTGTTCCCTGCCCTTTTTACGAGTACATAACATTTTCTCTTGTCTCTATATTATATGGTTTCATTGTGCATTAGTATTAATACTACAGCAAAGGTGTTTTTGGAGGATTATATTCTTACAATGTGCCATAAGTTTGGTTTATTTATCTTGTTACTTGGCTAGGGGGAGACATTGAAGTATTTCACCCCCACCTCTGTTATTCAGTATATCATATTTTTCCTCCTCCCTTGTTCGGTGTCCCTTTTatggcattttgcttttttatggTATGTTTTTAATATAAATTTGAATAAAAATCTATTAATTTTTGTTTATCTCTTCTTTGTTCCCCCACATTTACcttatgtttggtttttttttatatttatagcgAAGTGCTTTTTCTTACTTAGAACATTTTTGTGATTTTAATACATAGAGTACATATAAATATGTAACTGCACctaatttacttttttacttttcgaTTTATTTTAttctgcactttaaaaaaaaaactcacttGAATTGTTTGTCCACCTttaggggacttttttttttactgaaatgccTGTGTTTTGGGGTAAAAGTAATATTCAGTTgggtttcagtaaaaaaaaaaatagacagtgCAGGCAGATGGCAAACACTTAACTCTTTTCTGTCTTTTTTGAGCTCTCAGCTGATTTCTGGCCATAGACCATGATTGTCAGTGTTCATGGTGTTGGGAAAAAAGGAGCCTGTAAACGCCATACGATGCAAAACTTTAATTGAAACCCAATTgtacaaattataatttttttttagcccaaaaCATATGCatttaagtttaaaaaaaattctcccCAACTGTAGACATCCCCTTTAAGCTTTTTTCTTTTGCTGTTGGTCCACGATTCTAGCTGGGTGAGGAGTTTTATTCTGTGAGAATTTTTTCCCATATCTCCACCATGCATTTCGTCTGAATGATTCATATTGGCACCCTGGGCGTCTGCCCACCCTCTTTTTATCAAAGTCTCACCTACTGTTTCTATCTGACTCATCAGAGGTGTGAACGCAGCAGAGATTTGTATGAATTTATCTTGTGGCTGTAAGGAGCGTCATAAGACACAGACATTACCACGGACCAAGCCATTTATTGAGGATCAATAATTTATTACCAATACTTATTACGGCACCATGGCGCTCATAATGCATCACTCACATCAGCCCAGTCATAGGCTCATACAGTCATGGAAGGAGAAGTTAACTACTTCCTCAGTCCCTGAGGTCAACTTGTAACAACACTACCCAGAACTCCGAAATCATACAGCAGCTCTATGGGGGTGACAGCTGTATTCTGTAAGGATGTGTGCACCTCCATACTCCACCAGCTCCAACCACCAATTAGTATggatattaaaacactagaaaaagaaGGTTGTAATTCCAGCTCCTTAGAAAATTCCAATTTTTATTCATCCACTCTAAAATTGCAATATTGGTgggtgctagtgatgagcgagtatactcgttgctcgggtggtctccgagtatttgagagtgctcagagatttcgtttttgtggATGCAGCTgcctgatttacggctgctagacagcttgaatacatgaggggattccctagcaaccaggcaactccaacatgtactcaggctggctagcagccgtaaatcatacagctgcgtccacaaaaactaaatctccgagcactcacaaatactcggagaccacccgagcgtgcttttgaaaacccgagcaacgagtacactcactcatcactagtgggtgCTCCTCATGGCAGGGAAAAGGAGATGTCCCCCTTTCCCTGCCATGAGGAGCACCCGCCAATATTGCAATTTTAAAGTGGATTAATAAGATTGAAATTTTTTAACGAGCTGGAACTACAACCTTCTTTTTCTACTATTTATCACGTCTCATCAGGACGGTGTTCCGTGCACCTGTGGTGGCTGTCAGTGAGCTGGCTTCAGCACTTTTCTTTATATATATTAAAACGCTGCAAGTTGTTACTATAACCTTAGAGGTAAGAAAAGGTGTGCAAATTGTATAACGGAAAAAGTGCACAGGTGAAATACACAATCCTGCCATCAATTAATTGTAATATCATCATATACTGATTCCAAATACAGGAATAATCACTATACTCATAGTacactagttatattcttgcacatagggtcggtattatagtagttatattcttgtacagtatatagggagcagtattatagtagttatattcttgtacataggaggcagtattatagtagttatattcttgtacataggaggcagtattatagtagttatattcttgtacatagggggcagtattatagtagttatattcttgtacataggaggcagtattatagtagttatattcttttacatagggggcagtattatggtagttatattcttgtacatagggtcagtattatagtagttatattcttgtacataggaggcagtattatagtagttataggggcagtattagactatgtgcacacgttgcggattaggcttaggaatttctggtgcggattctgcctctcttggcagaaaacgcacctgtggatttgtcgcggtttttgtgcagttccgcagcgttttttatgcgtttttgctgcggttttcttgcagatttgctgcgttttttacccctgcggttttctataatggaatggctaCAAAAaccctgcagattcacaaaaaagaagtgacatgctacttttttttttttttacttccgcagcggattttccgcaaagtgtgcacagcatttttttttctcattgatttacattgtactgtaaatcaattgcggatctgcagagaatctgcaacgtgtgcacatacccttatagtagttatattgttgtacataggaggcagtattatagtagttatattcttgtatatagggggcagtattatagtagatatattcttgtacataaggggcagtattatagtagttatattcttgtacataggggcagtattatagtagttactgtatattcttgtacataggaggcagtattacagtagatatattcttgcacataggaggcagtattatagtaattatattcttgtacataggggcaatattagagtagttatattcttgtccataggggcagtattatagtagttatatttttgaccataggggcagtatgatagtagttatatttttgaccataggggcagtatgatagtactagctgtttccagccagctaacgttcggcacgctcattgctatctaattaatgctgctggtgattaacctaaagtaaataatgacaacattcaatagcgcttacgcaggtggtaaattaacttaaaatgaagttaataacaataataatcattaaaaatctgaataatactaataatacattttattcacagtgtaaaataaaaaacaaactggattcagtaagatgtgtgttttttattcattccagcatctaaacaaatttcataacgaaacataaattggtggggggcgggattatgtgtggtgatgtgttggggggacgggattatgtgtggtaatggggtggggggtggtattatgtgtggtgatgtgttgggggagtgggattatgtgtggtgatgtggtggggggcggaattatgagtggtaatgtggtggggggcgggatcatctgtggtaatgtggtgggggggcgggattatgtgtggtaaagtggtggggggacaggattatgtgtggtaatgtggggggtgggattatctgtggaaatgtggtgggggggcgggattatgtgtggtgatgtggtgggggggcgggatcatgtgtggtaatgtggtggggggcgggatcatgtgtggtgatgtgatggggaggcaggattgtgtgtggtaatggagtggggggcaggattatgtgtggtaatgtggtggggggtgggattgtgtgtggtaatgtggtggggggcgggatgatctgttgtaatgtggtggggggcgggattgtgtgtggtaatgtggtgggggcgggattatgtgtggtaatgtggtggggggcgggatcatctgtggtaatgtggtggggggcgggattgtgtgtggtaatgtggtgggggcgggattatgtgtggtaatgtggtggggggcgggatcatctgtggtaatgtggtggggggcgggattgtgtgtggtaatgtggtgggggcgggattgtgtgtggtaatgtggtgggggcggaattatgtgtggggatgtcgtggggggcgggattgtgtgtggtaatgtggtggggggggcgggattgtgtgtggtaatgtggtgcgggatgggattatgtgtggtaatgtggtggggggcgggattatgtgtagtaatgtggtaggggcgggattatgtgtggtaatgtggtgggggggcgggattgtgtgtggtaatgtggtgggggggcgggattatgtgtggtaatgtggtggggggcgggattgtgtgtagtaatgtggtgggggcgggattatgtgtggtgatgtgttgggggggcgggattatgtgtggtaatgtggtggggggcgggattgtgtgtggtaatgtggtggggggcgtgattgtgtgtggtagtgtggtagggggcgggattgtgtggtaatgtggtgggggggcgggattatgtgtggtaatgtggtggggggcgggattgtgtgtggtaatggggtggtgggtgggattatgtgtggtgatgtggtggggcggagctactgtgcagggggcgggattagcgagtaatcacaatgcctcttatatatatagatatagtgcATCTTATGTAAACATCAGTAATAACTGTAATTGCTCATTAGACATGTTCATTAGTAAACCACCCATCTATATCTGTGTATACTTTGCTCTTGGGCAGACTCGGGTACTTGGAGCAGATCATGCAGAATCTTTCCCTCCAGTCAGTATAGACTTTGACACCATATCTTTGTCTCCAGTGGAAGAACTCTTGGTATCGTTCTGGGGTCATTGTGTTTAAAAATTCCGCCAGATGTTTCAGTGACAGAAAGTCTGCTACGTGGATAAAGGAGTCGGAAGGTATAAACTTTTCATAGTTTTTTCTTGGTGGACCCAGCACGATTGGGACAGCACCAGCCAGAAAGGCATTCCTCCACAGCTTCTCTGTGATGTAGTCTTTATGAATAGAGTTCTCCAGTGCTAGATAAAAAAGGTATTTGGAAATCATTGGCAGAAGACATGAGGAACATAAAGGTTTCCTACTGGCTTTACCATACACATCCACCTTGAGGTATGAAGAAAACTCTTTGTAAAAGTTGGCTCTTTCTTGAGTCCGGTGATAATGACTGACCACCCAGGAGACTAAACCATCCTTTAGAGTGGCATTCAGTTCCATGACCAAGTTCGGAACCACCCTTCCATATGGCACAAAGATGTCCGAATCCTCTCGGTAAGTCAATGTCCAGTTGAATGTGTTATTCCATTTCATGAGCCCATTAGTATTTGAAGGAGATTCTAGAGTCGCCCAAACCCACATCTGCTGAGACGGTCTGGGTCCAGTAGGCATCTGATGACCTACAAGGTCCAGTTCTATGTGGTGGAAGACAACCACATTACTGCGGTTGAACATGTTCCGGTCGTCCGTCAGTCTACAGTTTTTGATGTTGTAGTTGTTTAAACAAATATCTCCTGAGAGGTTCATGGGCTTGTGAAAAGGCCAATGCCAAATCAATATGGTGATATCATCGCTAGAAGAAGGCGAGCTTCTATCAGTGTCAAAGAAAAGAACAAAACGAATGTTCCAGGCCAATACAGCCAAGGCAAAGATGCTTCCTAATGCTGACCTTTGCCTTAATCTCCAAGCTATAGCCATTGTACCTGAGGAAGGGCAGGAGATCCTGGTTAGAAAGACAACTGGTAAAGACCATTAGGAACCCTACTGAGCATGAGAACAAGAatctactcattgctttctatcccTCCATTTCATGGCAGCATCCGTACTGGGAGAAGCTCTTATTTCCTACCTTGATGAGCAGTCCCTGTGGTAACCGGTTCACAGAGTGGTGTGTTTATGGAGCTCTGCAATGTCATTAATCAGACTTGAGGCTGGTGGCAAAGGCTTCCTAGTAGTCGGGTGTTCCTGTGGGGCGTCAACAGGGCTTCTCCTTGCCTATTGTAGGGCACCGGACAGGCAGAGATTGCAGGAAGGTGCTCAGCGGAGAGTTGTGCAGAGGTGTTAACAGGGTGTCACAGCTGCCATCACTCTCAGTTCCTTCTGCTTTTTAGCTGCCTATGCCCTCCTCCTTCCTTTCCACAAAACTTTGTGTTACTCAGATTTGTACCCACAGTGTTCCGCCAAAGATATGACTGTAATCAACTGAGCCAGTCATACAGATGCCTTAGAATGCACACTTCGggtgctgcagaacctcattatcCACACAGCAGCTGCTGCATAACCTAAAAATGCACAATTcagatgctgcagaacctcatcaggCACCttaactgctgcagaacctcataatacatctcagcCACTGTAGAACCTCAACAAACATCCCAGATGCTATAGAATCttataatactgtatatatttcaTGTGTGACTGCTGCAGAATCTCCTAAGACACACCTTAGCACCTTCAAAACCTTAGTATGTGACTGCTGGGGTTGTCTGTAGAATCAGAGTGGCCATTGGGCAATTTAAGCAAATGCCAGATGGGCAAGTCCTGTAGTGGGCAGCATCATTCGCAACACCTCAGGAATGCCAATACAGTCAGCAGCTGTGGCTCAATGGTCTGCCATGTactccagcatgccataggatgcaTCACCGACTGTATACAAGTTATAAAAGGAGTTATAAAAGGAGACGGAGGCTGCGTTGGGCAGGGAACCAGGATTAGGGAAGTATTGTAAACTAATTATTATGGGACCCAATAATCGGGGTGGGAACCTTGATGGcattgtgtgggggaatgtactgtggaggcatcatattgtgtataggggcctATGGGGCATCAAACTGGGTATTGGGTGGCTGTGGGGGAAAAATACTGTGTATAGGGTGGCTGTAGGGAaaacatactgtgtatggggggctaCAGGGTTTCCTACTGTGTATAGGGGCTATAGGGCATCATACTGTCAATAGGGGGCTATcatgcatcatactgtgtatagggtgacTGTGGGGGAAACATACTGTGCCTAGGGTGGCTGTGGGTAAAACATATGGTATATAAGGGGCTACAGGGTATCCTACTGTGTATAGGGgcaatggggcatcatactgtcaaTAGTGGGCTAtgatgcatcatactgtgtatagggtggtTGTGGGGgaaacatactgtatataaagggctGCAGGGTATCCTACTGTGTATAGGGGCTATGGGACATCATACTATCAATAGTGGGCTAtgatgcatcatactgtgtatagggtggtTGTGGGGgaaacatactgtatataaggggctacaGGGAATCCTACTGTGTATATGGGCTATGGGGCATCATAATGTCAGTAGAGGGCTATGATGCATCATACTTAGTATAGAGTAGCTGTGGGAgaaatatactgtgtataggggactaCAGGATATCCTACTATGTATAGGggctatggggcatcatactgtcaaTGGGGGCTATGATGCATCACACTATGTATAGGGCAAACGATACCTCAGCAGTTAGCACGGTAGCCTTGCAGCACTCGAGTCC is a window of Ranitomeya variabilis isolate aRanVar5 chromosome 2, aRanVar5.hap1, whole genome shotgun sequence DNA encoding:
- the FUT7 gene encoding alpha-(1,3)-fucosyltransferase 7 — protein: MAIAWRLRQRSALGSIFALAVLAWNIRFVLFFDTDRSSPSSSDDITILIWHWPFHKPMNLSGDICLNNYNIKNCRLTDDRNMFNRSNVVVFHHIELDLVGHQMPTGPRPSQQMWVWATLESPSNTNGLMKWNNTFNWTLTYREDSDIFVPYGRVVPNLVMELNATLKDGLVSWVVSHYHRTQERANFYKEFSSYLKVDVYGKASRKPLCSSCLLPMISKYLFYLALENSIHKDYITEKLWRNAFLAGAVPIVLGPPRKNYEKFIPSDSFIHVADFLSLKHLAEFLNTMTPERYQEFFHWRQRYGVKVYTDWRERFCMICSKYPSLPKSKVYTDIDGWFTNEHV